From a single Capsicum annuum cultivar UCD-10X-F1 chromosome 12, UCD10Xv1.1, whole genome shotgun sequence genomic region:
- the LOC124889306 gene encoding histone H3.2-like (The sequence of the model RefSeq protein was modified relative to this genomic sequence to represent the inferred CDS: added 6 bases not found in genome assembly), translating to MARTKQTARKSTGGKAPRKQLATKAARKSAPATGGVKKPHRFRPGTVALREIRKYQKSTELLIRKLPFQRLVREIAQDFKTDLRFQSSAVAALQEAAEAYLVGVFEDTNLCAIHAKRVTIMPKDIQLARRIRGERA from the coding sequence CGTACTAAGCAAACTGCTCGCAAATCTACTGGCGGGAAGGCACCAAGGAAGCAACTAGCTACAAAGGCTGCCAGAAAATCTGCTCCGGCGACTGGAGGAGTGAAAAAGCCTCACCGTTTCCGACCAGGAACTGTGGCTCTTAGAGAAATCAGGAAGTATCAGAAGTCGACTGAGTTGTTGATCAGGAAGTTGCCCTTTCAGAGACTGGTGAGGGAGATCGCTCAGGATTTCAAGACGGATCTGAGGTTCCAGAGCAGTGCTGTGGCTGCTCTGCAAGAGGCTGCTGAGGCATACCTTGTTGGAGTGTTTGAAGATACTAATCTATGTGCCATTCACGCTAAGAGGGTCACGATTATGCCTAAGGATATTCAACTTGCTAGGAGAATTCGTGGTGAAAGGGCTTAG
- the LOC107851607 gene encoding bark storage protein A — MHCIYIIQHSRTGNTDKTCWQFKKMAAKQVVVLPFSLILALGFIPLLVFSAQAIPFERLKSLRVIKKVNQNGPFLGLITVYAPEEEAFFKTGVFKSDPRHPFVDLSGRRFRIGKVEGRKVIYVKCGVGLVNAAAATQQMLDLFDIKGIIHFGISGNANSSMHIGDVTIPWQLAQTGLWEWLKPNATMEPNDFAQFDFKSYNDPKGGENQLGKVGYSTEQFYSIAGEVNVPQRPVWFNITKNWLHVASHLQGIKLDQCANSTLCLPEKPKLVVGLKGATSNFFIDNAAYTQFLFNTFGVTSLDMESSAVVMTCLSNGYPVIAIRGLSDLAGTQKGDNTIRLFGSLAALNTAKVVIGFIKSLPRNYISGFYSSSDVARTLSGTDLEQVL; from the exons ATGCATTGTATTTATATAATTCAACATTCTCGAACAGGAAACACGGACAAAACTTGTTGGCAGTTCAAAAAAATGGCTGCAAAACAAGTAGTAGTCCTTCCATTTTCTTTGATATTGGCTTTGGGATTTATCCCTTTACTTGTGTTTTCTGCCCAAGCAATTCCATTTGAAAGACTAAAATCTTTAAGAGTTATCAAAAAAGTTAATCAAAATGGTCCTTTTCTTGGACTTATCACAGTTTATGCACCAGAAGAAGAAGCTTTCTTTAAAACTGGTGTTTTTAAGTCTGATCCGAGACACCCCTTTGTTGACTTATCAG GTAGACGATTTCGGATTGGGAAAGTTGAGGGAAGGAAAGTCATTTATGTGAAATGTGGAGTTGGATTG GTAAATGCAGCAGCAGCAACACAGCAAATGTTGGATCTGTTTGACATAAAAGGAATAATTCATTTTGGTATCTCTGGCAATGCTAACAGTTCTATGCATATTGGAGATGTCACAATCCCATGGCAACTTGCACAAACAGGGCTTTGGGAGTGGCTG AAACCAAATGCAACTATGGAACCAAATGATTTTGCTCAATTTGATTTCAAGAGCTATAATGACCCAAAAGGAGGGGAAAATCAGTTGGGAAAAGTTGGGTATAGCACTGAGCAATTCTATTCAATTGCTGGGGAGGTCAATGTACCTCAAAGACCAGTTTGGTTTAACATAACCAAGAATTGGCTTCATGTAGCCTCTCATTTACAG GGGATAAAACTGGATCAGTGTGCAAATTCAACATTGTGCTTACCAGAAAAGCCAAAACTAGTAGTTGGACTGAAGGGAGCTACTTCAAACTTTTTCATTGACAATGCAGCTTACACACAATTCCTTTTCAATACTTTTGGGGTTACATCACTTGACATGGAAAGCTCAGCTGTAGTAATG ACATGCTTGTCAAATGGTTACCCAGTCATTGCAATTCGTGGACTATCAGATTTAGCAGGGACACAAAAAGGGGACAACACAATAAGATTATTTGGATCTTTAGCTGCTCTAAATACAGCCAAAGttgttattggttttattaaGTCATTACCAAGAAATTATATTTCTGGATTCTATTCTAGCTCGGATGTTGCTAGAACATTATCGGGGACGGATTTAGAGCAGGTTCTGTGA